A single region of the Micropterus dolomieu isolate WLL.071019.BEF.003 ecotype Adirondacks linkage group LG18, ASM2129224v1, whole genome shotgun sequence genome encodes:
- the LOC123956355 gene encoding myb/SANT-like DNA-binding domain-containing protein 4: MSSRKRKPNWTDQECLLLAQLMQERKDIVRGKCSTGVSIEDKRQAWEEIAQAINTAFPQVQRTVSDCNKKWENLLAKSREEIKRQRRQASTDGLSHEQFSTVTQVVISVMNLSDMLQQDRDDSSISELAETQQDSRDEDGHDHNIDERFTNKHPLRELELPTYPNPSTPPTQPNLASFTNVPKSPAVQFSTHCAAGFTASAERLRTPCSTSPPSVHCTTLQERMDLEMAVLRRQEAVLKLQEEYYTLKIKLMKKQMEGPHTNN, encoded by the exons ATGTCCAGCAGGAAGCGAAAACCCAACTGGACGGACCAGGAGTGTCTTCTTCTTGCTCAATTAATGCAGGAGCGGAAAGACATAGTCCGAGGCAAGTGCAGCACTGGAGTTTCAATAGAGGATAAAAGACAAGCCTGGGAGGAAATAGCCCAAGCCATCAATACTGCCTTTCCACAGGTTCAGCGTACAGTTTCTGACTGTAACAAAAAGTGGGAAAATCTTCTGGCAAAGTCAAGGGAGGAGATCAAACGCCAGAGAAGACAAGCAAGTACAG ACGGCCTGTCCCATGAACAATTCAGTACTGTGACTCAAGTAGTGATTTCTGTGATGAACCTCTCAGACATGCTGCAACAGGATAGAGACGACTCTTCAATTTCAGAGTTGGCGGAAACTCAACAAGACag CCGTGACGAAGACGGACATGACCACAACATAGATGAAAGATTCACAAACAAACATCCACTGAGAGAGCTCGAGCTTCCTACATATCCAAATCCATCCACTCCTCCAACACAACCAAATTTGGCCTCTTTTACTAATGTCCCTAAATCCCCCGCAGTGCAGTTTAGTACTCATTGTGCTGCTGGCTTCACTGCTTCTGCAGAGCGACTACGTACTCCCTGCTCTACGTCTCCACCCTCAGTACACTGCACAACTTTGCAAGAACGAATGGATTTGGAAATGGCTGTGCTGAGAAGACAAGAGGCAGTCCTCAAGCTTCAAGAGGAATATTACACACTAAAAATAAAGCTGATGAAAAAGCAAATGGAAGGGCCACATACAAACAACTGA
- the stx18 gene encoding syntaxin-18 isoform X1 — MAMDRTLLFKASVKTVKTRNKAIGICFDSTKDEILKKCRPKSGFSPKAKEVITNITKLKDFLLQHRKDYVSAGSLISSDVTRMTDNERDQIDQDAQIFMRTCSEAIKQLRNEAEKQVTSAQIKEHRRAVLDLIEMYLRGVCKLYSEQRAIRVKRMVDKKRLSRLAPEHHIRVEKAPEVDPTEEPTEEKTVKEESSENSVSEVLDNPVNLWEEARVEDELSPEEIQMFEQENQRLVSEMNSLVDEVRQIEGKVVEISRLQEIFAEKVLQQETEIGSIHQLVVGATENVKEGNEDIREAIKNNAGFRVWILFFLVMCSFSLLFLDWYDS, encoded by the exons ATGGCTATGGACAGAACTTTACTTTTCAAAGCCAGTGTCAAGACAGTGAAAACCAGGAACAAGGCGATAGGAATATGCTTTGACTCCACCAAAGATGAAATTCTCAAGAAATGCAGACCCAAGAGTGGCTTCTCTCCGAAGGCGAAAGAAGTG ATCACGAACATCACCAAGCTCAAAGACTTTCTGCTACAACACAGGAAAGATTATGTGAGCGCTGGAAG tctCATCTCATCAGATGTTACCCGTATGACGGACAATGAACGCGACCAGATTGACCAGGATGCTCAGATCTTCATGAGGACCTGCTCTGAGGCCATCAAGCAGCTACGCAATGAAG CGGAGAAACAGGTGACATCAGCCCAGATAAAGGAGCACAGACGGGCAGTGCTGGACCTCATTGAAATGTATCTAAGAG GGGTATGCAAGCTGTACTCTGAGCAGAGAGCAATCAGGGTCAAGAGAATGGTGGACAAGAAGAGGCT ATCAAGACTGGCACCAGAGCACCACATTCGGGTGGAGAAAGCACCAGAGGTGGATCCCACGGAGGAGCCCACGGAGGAGAAGACTGTCAAGGAGGAAAGCTCTG AGAATAGTGTGTCAGAGGTCCTGGACAACCCTGTCAACCTGTGGGAGGAGGCCCGAGTGGAGGACGAGCTCTCTCCTGAGGAGATCCAGATG TTTGAGCAGGAGAACCAGAGGTTGGTGAGTGAGATGAACAGCCTCGTGGATGAAGTGAG GCAAATCGAGGGGAAGGTGGTGGAGATCTCACGACTGCAGGAGATCTTTGCTGAGAAAGTCCTGCAACAA GAAACAGAGATAGGCAGTATTCATCAGCTGGTTGTGGGTGCTACAGAAAACGTCAAAGAAGGCAATGAGGATATACGAGAG GCCATCAAAAACAACGCTGGCTTCCGGGTGTGGATCCTGTTCTTCCTGGTCATgtgctctttttctctcctcttcctggACTGGTATGACAGCTAA
- the stx18 gene encoding syntaxin-18 isoform X2, translating into MTDNERDQIDQDAQIFMRTCSEAIKQLRNEAEKQVTSAQIKEHRRAVLDLIEMYLRGVCKLYSEQRAIRVKRMVDKKRLSRLAPEHHIRVEKAPEVDPTEEPTEEKTVKEESSENSVSEVLDNPVNLWEEARVEDELSPEEIQMFEQENQRLVSEMNSLVDEVRQIEGKVVEISRLQEIFAEKVLQQETEIGSIHQLVVGATENVKEGNEDIREAIKNNAGFRVWILFFLVMCSFSLLFLDWYDS; encoded by the exons ATGACGGACAATGAACGCGACCAGATTGACCAGGATGCTCAGATCTTCATGAGGACCTGCTCTGAGGCCATCAAGCAGCTACGCAATGAAG CGGAGAAACAGGTGACATCAGCCCAGATAAAGGAGCACAGACGGGCAGTGCTGGACCTCATTGAAATGTATCTAAGAG GGGTATGCAAGCTGTACTCTGAGCAGAGAGCAATCAGGGTCAAGAGAATGGTGGACAAGAAGAGGCT ATCAAGACTGGCACCAGAGCACCACATTCGGGTGGAGAAAGCACCAGAGGTGGATCCCACGGAGGAGCCCACGGAGGAGAAGACTGTCAAGGAGGAAAGCTCTG AGAATAGTGTGTCAGAGGTCCTGGACAACCCTGTCAACCTGTGGGAGGAGGCCCGAGTGGAGGACGAGCTCTCTCCTGAGGAGATCCAGATG TTTGAGCAGGAGAACCAGAGGTTGGTGAGTGAGATGAACAGCCTCGTGGATGAAGTGAG GCAAATCGAGGGGAAGGTGGTGGAGATCTCACGACTGCAGGAGATCTTTGCTGAGAAAGTCCTGCAACAA GAAACAGAGATAGGCAGTATTCATCAGCTGGTTGTGGGTGCTACAGAAAACGTCAAAGAAGGCAATGAGGATATACGAGAG GCCATCAAAAACAACGCTGGCTTCCGGGTGTGGATCCTGTTCTTCCTGGTCATgtgctctttttctctcctcttcctggACTGGTATGACAGCTAA
- the LOC123956337 gene encoding neuronal vesicle trafficking-associated protein 1-like gives MVKLGNNFSEKNNGKVVSEDGFDTIPLITPLDASQLQFPPPDKVVVKTKADYDGESKKGKLRSPKIAEFSISIIEGVSERLKVTLLVICALAFLVCVVFLVVYKVYQYEQPCPDSFVYTQGRCMPAGMYGNFPPQGPGGRGRLFTLINHYNIAKQTITRSVSPWMTIMSEEKVTQQETETAQKLA, from the exons ATGGTTAAACTGGGGAATAATTTCAGCGAGAAAAATAACGGGAAGGTGGTTTCTGAAGACGGATTTGACACCATCCCTCTCATAACACCATTAGATGCCAGTCAGCTGCAGTTTCCTCCACCAGATAAG GTGGTGGTGAAGACAAAGGCAGACTATGATGGTGAGAGCAAGAAGGGAAAACTACGATCTCCAAAAATCGCAGAGTTCTCCATAAGCATCATCGAAGGCGTATCTGAGCGACTCAAA GTGACCTTGCTGGTGATCTGCGCCCTGGCCTTcctggtgtgtgtggtgttccTGGTTGTCTACAAGGTCTACCAGTATGAGCAGCCTTGCCCTGACAGCTTTGTTTACACG CAAGGTCGCTGCATGCCGGCTGGAATGTATGGCAACTTCCCCCCTCAGGGCCCTGGGGGTCGCGGGCGCCTCTTTACCCTCATTAACCACTACAACATAGCCAAGCAGACGATCACCCGGTCAGTATCACCATGGATGACCATCATGTCTGAGGAGAAGGTCACCCAGCAGGAGACAGAGACTGCCCAGAAACTGGCTTAA